A window of Eubacteriaceae bacterium ES3 contains these coding sequences:
- a CDS encoding IS1380 family transposase: MSSLDALQLESNKKIKINFDGGDLSSDSGLILIKEFAHKFSFHKHVSNFKTDEKTSRQHKDDQNLCQMVYQIIAGYFEDDDADELTNEPVFTNILGKKALASQPTLSRFWNRMDDKTLPKFDAIIKAMRTSAYKIKRPKQVLLDLDSTLLNTYGKQEGEGFNYHYRVHGYHPLLCYDGLTGDLLKADLRDGTDYSSTGVVDFMQPLLDEYFTEYPDIELYLRGDSGFATPDLYKQCETNGVSYAIRLKANSVLNDKAKHLDHEIFEAMKEDMSQYIVRYDEFYYKAGKWEYPRRVVVKVEKPCNQFTIQHSFIVTNMDLKPEEILRYYRNRGTMENFIKESKSGFGFASTGSKSKVVNANRLQLHVLAYNLFNCFRRLVLPKSMKKMQIDTIRLKLLKIASKIVKAASYIYFKLCSSCPYKDEFYKTLENIRQLPQLE, encoded by the coding sequence ATGTCTAGTTTAGATGCACTTCAGTTAGAAAGCAATAAAAAAATCAAAATAAATTTCGATGGCGGTGATTTATCCTCTGATTCCGGACTGATTCTGATCAAAGAATTTGCTCATAAATTCAGTTTCCATAAACATGTCAGCAACTTCAAAACTGATGAGAAGACCAGTCGTCAGCATAAGGATGATCAAAACCTGTGCCAAATGGTATATCAGATCATTGCTGGTTACTTTGAAGATGACGATGCTGATGAATTGACAAATGAACCTGTCTTTACAAACATTCTGGGTAAAAAAGCACTGGCTTCTCAACCGACTCTGTCAAGATTCTGGAACCGGATGGATGATAAAACGCTGCCAAAATTTGATGCCATCATTAAAGCAATGCGGACATCTGCTTATAAAATAAAACGTCCAAAACAGGTATTGCTGGATTTGGACTCCACCCTATTGAATACCTATGGAAAACAGGAAGGTGAAGGTTTCAACTATCATTACAGGGTACATGGTTATCATCCATTACTTTGTTACGACGGATTAACCGGTGATCTGCTGAAAGCAGATCTCCGTGATGGAACGGACTACAGTTCCACTGGGGTTGTTGATTTTATGCAACCTCTACTTGATGAATATTTCACGGAGTATCCCGACATAGAGCTGTATTTACGTGGTGACAGCGGGTTTGCAACGCCTGATTTGTACAAGCAATGCGAAACCAATGGTGTGTCTTATGCGATCCGTTTAAAAGCGAACAGTGTTTTAAATGACAAAGCGAAACATCTTGATCATGAAATATTTGAAGCGATGAAAGAAGATATGTCCCAGTATATTGTCCGCTATGATGAGTTTTATTACAAAGCAGGCAAGTGGGAGTACCCGCGCAGGGTAGTTGTTAAAGTGGAGAAACCTTGCAATCAGTTCACCATTCAGCATTCCTTCATTGTAACCAATATGGACTTGAAACCTGAAGAAATCCTAAGATACTATCGTAACCGAGGCACTATGGAGAATTTCATCAAAGAAAGCAAGTCCGGATTTGGCTTCGCTTCTACCGGAAGTAAATCCAAAGTAGTCAATGCCAACCGACTGCAACTGCATGTGTTGGCTTATAATCTGTTTAATTGTTTCAGACGATTGGTTCTGCCGAAGAGCATGAAAAAGATGCAGATCGATACCATTCGTTTAAAGCTGCTAAAAATTGCTTCGAAAATCGTAAAAGCAGCAAGCTATATTTATTTCAAGCTATGTAGCAGTTGTCCCTACAAAGATGAATTTTATAAAACTTTAGAAAATATCAGACAACTTCCGCAGCTGGAATAA
- a CDS encoding replication-associated recombination protein A — translation MQKSFFDLNYDEKISDQAPLAVRMRPRTLDEFVGQDHIIGKGKLLYRLIMADRLTSVVFYGPPGTGKTSLAKIIANHTHSKFYELNAVTSGKKEITEVLEMAKTNLGVYNQKSILFIDEIHRFNKAQQDALLPSVEKGLVTLIGATTENPYFEINSPLLSRSTIFEFKGLTSDNLIDVIKTSIADRDRGYGMMKISLDPEALTYLAEVSNGDVRRALNALELGVLTIDKNENGEIHFDLEIAQECIQKKAVQYDKDGDNHYDTISAFIKSIRGSDPDAALYWMAKMLAAGEDPKFIARRIVISASEDIGNAEPLALTVAMAAAQAVDFIGMPEARINLAQAVVFLACSPKSNASYMAIDDALEAVRQASNSRVPAHLQDSHYKGSKDLGRGLNYLYPHSFPGHYIPQQYLPDDLKNTKFYTPGELGHEKKMKAYLERIDEIKKNQD, via the coding sequence TTGCAGAAAAGCTTTTTTGACTTGAACTATGACGAAAAAATATCTGATCAGGCGCCTCTTGCTGTTCGGATGCGGCCTCGAACCCTTGATGAATTCGTGGGTCAGGACCATATCATCGGAAAAGGAAAACTTTTGTATCGGTTAATTATGGCCGACCGCCTGACCTCGGTTGTATTTTACGGTCCGCCAGGAACGGGAAAAACCTCACTCGCAAAGATTATTGCCAACCATACCCATTCAAAGTTTTATGAACTCAATGCGGTAACTTCGGGAAAAAAAGAAATCACAGAAGTACTTGAAATGGCAAAAACCAATTTAGGGGTTTATAATCAGAAGTCGATTCTCTTTATTGACGAGATCCACCGTTTTAATAAGGCCCAGCAGGATGCCCTTCTGCCCAGTGTAGAAAAGGGCCTGGTGACCTTAATCGGCGCAACCACAGAAAACCCTTACTTTGAAATTAACTCACCGCTTTTGTCCCGGTCGACGATTTTTGAATTTAAAGGTCTGACCAGTGACAATCTAATCGATGTGATAAAAACTTCTATTGCCGATCGCGACCGGGGTTACGGTATGATGAAAATAAGCCTCGATCCCGAGGCCCTCACCTATCTGGCTGAGGTCTCAAATGGGGATGTCAGACGGGCCTTAAATGCCTTGGAGTTAGGCGTTTTAACCATCGATAAAAATGAAAATGGCGAAATCCATTTTGACCTGGAAATCGCTCAGGAATGTATTCAGAAAAAAGCCGTTCAATATGATAAGGATGGCGATAATCATTACGATACCATTTCTGCTTTTATCAAAAGTATCAGAGGCTCGGATCCCGATGCCGCCCTTTATTGGATGGCAAAAATGCTGGCAGCTGGTGAAGATCCGAAATTCATCGCCCGGCGGATTGTTATTTCCGCCTCTGAAGATATTGGAAATGCTGAACCCCTGGCCCTGACTGTTGCCATGGCCGCAGCCCAGGCGGTTGATTTTATTGGCATGCCGGAAGCGCGAATTAATCTGGCCCAGGCTGTGGTTTTTCTGGCCTGTTCGCCCAAAAGCAACGCTTCCTATATGGCGATCGATGATGCTTTGGAAGCGGTGAGACAAGCTTCCAACAGCCGGGTTCCGGCCCATTTGCAGGATAGTCATTATAAAGGCAGCAAAGATTTGGGGCGGGGACTTAATTATTTGTATCCCCACAGTTTTCCGGGACACTATATCCCCCAGCAGTATCTGCCTGATGATTTAAAAAATACAAAATTTTATACACCAGGTGAACTGGGGCATGAAAAGAAGATGAAAGCTTATCTAGAAAGAATTGATGAAATAAAAAAGAACCAGGATTGA
- a CDS encoding N-6 DNA methylase, whose amino-acid sequence MEKKVIREIEVKFKIFDKLQLEEDDQKSLFFLLKCLVLKYLVNNDLIDFPKHQLAIRKDFTFDGFLEIWDNNTSEREFFPETPIEIDEPLWRWIASFIEELPLFRGINPDIIGYIHEKVLMKRYRKQHGVFYTPRDIAEFMASYQDIIKREKIKVLDPACGSGALLSALYDYLSAKLLRETQMDRAQIHRTLLMEVLYGSDQDPVACLVTKLILILKGESFIEPAGIVCKDFLIDQGPYELSFDLIIANPPYVGHKQISSDYMKQLKKQYAQVYSDKSDLSYCFVYRSWELLKENGLIVYITSRYFMEALNGKNIRNFIARHFEILELIDFNGNRVIKGVGVDPAILVLKKKSLIAADHSIAVKRFTVPKDSRHIYGLVGELINKDSSMVETFSVSQNNLSDHCWRLYQPIREAIIKKIENRSDLVLNDIAECFQGIITGCDKAFVFEKDNIPFKLRDEKLKKPWLKSKNLKAGQIEAAQKVLIYTKQLENLETEPQLTDYLSDFKEKLSNRRECRLGRRPWYGLQWGREPENFESRKIIFPYKASENRFVVDENGAYFSADIYGMQLRPLLQRHFTEDTLTAVLNSRVYNYYFKSFAKKLGHDLYEYYPNTVLMLQLPDFNREEIIQIKEKNAMMKRYHSEHLDTSKNSVLDEWLYQYFDLSEQEIGEIIRR is encoded by the coding sequence ATGGAAAAAAAAGTAATTCGAGAAATCGAAGTAAAATTTAAAATTTTTGATAAACTGCAGCTGGAAGAAGATGATCAGAAGTCGCTTTTTTTTCTGTTGAAATGTTTAGTTCTAAAATATCTGGTCAATAATGATTTGATTGATTTTCCAAAACATCAGTTGGCAATCAGAAAGGATTTCACTTTTGATGGTTTTCTGGAAATTTGGGACAACAATACAAGTGAACGAGAATTTTTTCCGGAAACGCCAATAGAAATTGATGAACCGCTTTGGCGGTGGATTGCCTCATTTATTGAAGAATTACCCTTGTTTAGGGGGATAAATCCCGATATAATTGGTTATATCCATGAAAAAGTATTAATGAAGCGATATCGAAAGCAGCATGGTGTTTTTTATACACCCCGGGATATTGCCGAGTTTATGGCTTCTTATCAAGATATCATCAAACGCGAAAAAATAAAAGTTCTGGATCCGGCCTGCGGCAGTGGAGCGCTTTTAAGTGCCCTATACGATTATTTATCTGCTAAGCTTTTACGAGAGACCCAGATGGATCGGGCACAGATTCACCGAACCCTGCTGATGGAGGTTCTTTACGGCAGTGATCAGGACCCAGTGGCCTGTCTGGTGACAAAACTGATCCTCATTTTAAAAGGGGAGTCTTTTATTGAACCTGCGGGCATCGTATGTAAAGATTTTTTGATCGATCAGGGCCCTTATGAGCTTTCCTTTGATCTGATCATTGCCAACCCGCCTTATGTGGGCCATAAGCAGATTAGCAGTGACTATATGAAGCAGCTTAAGAAACAGTATGCCCAGGTTTATTCGGATAAAAGCGATCTTTCATATTGTTTTGTATATCGCAGTTGGGAGTTGCTTAAAGAAAATGGTCTGATTGTTTATATCACTTCACGATATTTTATGGAAGCTCTCAATGGCAAAAATATCCGAAACTTTATTGCCAGGCATTTTGAAATTTTAGAACTGATTGATTTTAATGGAAACCGTGTCATTAAGGGAGTGGGAGTTGATCCGGCAATTCTGGTGCTAAAGAAAAAAAGCCTGATAGCGGCTGACCATTCAATTGCGGTTAAACGCTTTACAGTCCCCAAAGACAGCAGACATATTTATGGACTGGTGGGGGAGCTCATTAATAAAGATTCATCGATGGTTGAAACTTTTTCGGTCAGCCAGAACAATCTGTCCGACCATTGCTGGCGATTGTATCAGCCGATTAGAGAGGCCATCATTAAAAAAATTGAAAACCGGTCTGATCTGGTCCTGAATGATATAGCAGAGTGTTTTCAGGGAATTATTACCGGCTGTGACAAGGCCTTCGTTTTTGAAAAAGATAATATTCCCTTTAAACTGAGAGATGAAAAGCTTAAAAAGCCCTGGTTAAAAAGTAAAAACCTTAAGGCCGGGCAGATAGAAGCGGCTCAAAAGGTGCTGATTTATACGAAACAGTTAGAAAATCTTGAAACCGAACCCCAACTGACTGATTATTTGAGCGATTTCAAGGAAAAACTTTCAAACCGCCGGGAATGTCGGCTGGGAAGACGACCCTGGTATGGTCTGCAGTGGGGGCGTGAACCGGAAAACTTCGAGAGTCGAAAGATTATTTTTCCCTATAAAGCGAGTGAAAACCGCTTTGTGGTGGATGAGAACGGCGCCTATTTCAGTGCTGACATCTATGGCATGCAATTGAGACCATTATTGCAAAGACATTTCACGGAAGATACTTTAACGGCTGTTTTAAATAGCAGAGTCTATAATTATTATTTTAAATCATTTGCCAAGAAGCTTGGTCATGACCTTTATGAATATTATCCGAATACGGTCTTAATGCTGCAATTACCTGATTTTAACCGGGAAGAAATAATTCAAATTAAAGAAAAAAATGCTATGATGAAAAGATATCACTCTGAGCATTTGGACACAAGTAAAAACAGTGTTCTGGATGAATGGCTGTATCAGTATTTCGATTTATCCGAACAGGAAATTGGCGAAATCATAAGGAGGTAA
- a CDS encoding Ig domain-containing protein, giving the protein MRRKKISTSRSVVALAILVLIPLIFPLGAFAKESEDSSINIGTESEIGVSYGGHIENYGDIASVSGPETLGSSGQGLRIEGVWIELTGDVPESASINYQVHVQDQGWMKAVSDGDFAGTSGKGLRVESIKIWLEDLDGYDVYYRGHVQNEGNMPTEDDGTWGWVKNGQELGTTGSGLRLEELQIRIVKAEDSENGDEGEDETSTPVAVTGITLDKESVTLIAGGETDTITATVSPSDASNKDIIWTTSNSDIVTVNNGTVTPVEAGTATITATAASNSGRTATVAVTVKAGTSAILITSKTYFPNVIVRLTGDSFLSESLEVRDWVIDTGTTGMYNSSSGWDHGTLYFGFSPHSGNEYSAGTITIQLNGGVLASGVDAEPLTVQLSDTHGISTTPVAGAISIAKTAIRQSSVDFNIISSHTGGLWYVYSDSRGGRVASGISASFNNGILTLSHEENIPSGTYYIGWIDGLGDYQSELLALTVTDYFVPSNVKVISDTSVGSLYNGNLVGVPEGTKVSDLKAGLTVSLYANAEILKGAGGAVVADQENTDVTAEMVIQVTALDGSTAEYTIAMDSATE; this is encoded by the coding sequence ATGAGAAGAAAGAAGATTTCGACTAGTAGATCGGTGGTGGCATTAGCCATTTTAGTGCTAATACCGCTGATATTCCCGTTGGGTGCTTTTGCCAAGGAAAGCGAGGACTCTTCGATTAATATCGGTACTGAATCAGAAATTGGTGTTAGCTACGGCGGCCATATTGAAAACTATGGTGATATAGCCTCAGTTTCTGGACCGGAAACCCTTGGTAGCAGTGGTCAGGGACTTCGAATTGAAGGCGTTTGGATCGAGCTGACTGGCGATGTTCCTGAAAGCGCAAGCATTAACTATCAGGTGCATGTCCAGGATCAAGGCTGGATGAAAGCAGTGAGTGATGGTGATTTTGCCGGAACTAGCGGTAAAGGACTGCGGGTAGAGTCGATTAAGATCTGGCTGGAAGACTTAGACGGATATGATGTATATTATCGCGGCCACGTTCAAAATGAAGGCAATATGCCGACGGAAGACGATGGAACATGGGGCTGGGTTAAAAACGGCCAGGAACTGGGAACAACCGGTTCGGGCTTAAGACTTGAAGAACTCCAGATAAGAATTGTCAAAGCAGAAGATTCGGAAAACGGTGATGAGGGTGAAGATGAGACATCGACACCAGTCGCGGTTACGGGGATAACCCTTGATAAAGAGTCCGTGACGCTGATTGCCGGTGGAGAAACTGATACTATCACGGCAACGGTATCGCCCTCAGATGCAAGCAACAAAGATATTATATGGACAACCAGCAATAGCGATATTGTTACCGTCAATAACGGGACTGTCACACCAGTAGAGGCTGGAACAGCTACGATTACTGCAACTGCGGCTTCTAACAGCGGCAGGACAGCGACGGTAGCGGTGACGGTTAAAGCTGGCACCTCGGCTATACTGATAACTTCTAAGACTTATTTTCCGAATGTGATTGTGAGATTAACCGGGGATAGCTTTTTATCAGAATCCCTTGAAGTCAGAGATTGGGTAATCGATACCGGGACAACCGGTATGTATAATAGTAGTAGTGGATGGGACCATGGAACATTGTATTTTGGCTTTTCACCGCATAGTGGAAATGAATATTCTGCGGGTACAATAACAATCCAATTAAACGGTGGTGTTTTGGCCAGTGGTGTTGATGCGGAACCGCTTACTGTTCAGCTCAGCGATACCCATGGTATTTCAACAACGCCAGTTGCCGGTGCCATCAGTATCGCAAAAACAGCTATAAGACAATCGAGTGTGGATTTTAATATTATATCTTCCCATACTGGCGGACTTTGGTATGTCTATTCAGATAGTAGAGGAGGACGAGTGGCTTCAGGGATCAGTGCCAGTTTTAACAATGGAATATTGACCTTATCCCATGAAGAAAATATACCTTCAGGTACATACTACATCGGCTGGATTGATGGACTTGGTGACTACCAGAGTGAGCTTTTAGCGTTAACCGTTACAGATTATTTTGTTCCGAGTAATGTAAAAGTCATCTCGGATACAAGTGTCGGCTCATTATATAACGGCAATCTGGTTGGTGTTCCGGAAGGGACAAAGGTCAGTGACTTAAAAGCCGGATTAACAGTATCTTTGTATGCAAATGCTGAGATTCTAAAAGGAGCAGGTGGGGCGGTTGTCGCAGACCAGGAAAATACAGATGTGACAGCCGAGATGGTAATTCAAGTGACTGCTCTGGATGGTTCGACAGCAGAGTATACCATTGCCATGGATTCGGCCACTGAATAG
- a CDS encoding C-GCAxxG-C-C family protein has protein sequence MNKSEQALELFSQGFNCAQAILSVFCDEFDLKREAALKMTSGFGGGLCQGELCGAVSSAVMVLGLKYGQSEKEDNEAKENTYDVVNDFCRKFKAINGSIICNGLLDTDLSQTNARKEAREKGLFKKICPKVIADAVVILEEMI, from the coding sequence ATGAATAAATCTGAGCAGGCTTTAGAGCTTTTTAGTCAGGGGTTTAATTGCGCGCAGGCGATTTTATCGGTCTTTTGTGATGAATTTGACTTAAAAAGGGAAGCGGCATTAAAAATGACAAGTGGCTTTGGTGGTGGTTTGTGCCAGGGGGAGTTGTGTGGAGCTGTAAGCAGTGCTGTCATGGTACTGGGTCTAAAATATGGGCAAAGTGAAAAAGAAGATAATGAGGCCAAGGAAAATACTTATGATGTAGTTAATGACTTTTGCCGGAAGTTTAAGGCAATCAATGGTTCTATCATCTGCAATGGACTGCTAGATACTGATTTGAGCCAGACAAATGCCCGAAAAGAGGCCCGAGAAAAAGGACTCTTTAAAAAAATCTGTCCAAAAGTCATTGCTGATGCGGTGGTTATTCTGGAAGAAATGATCTAA
- a CDS encoding insulinase family protein — protein MKEDYKNKQAKLFEIGEEVAGFVLTKQEMIEEADGFARTFEHKKTGARLLYLSTEDDNKVFSIAFKTPSIDSTGVAHILEHSVLCGSRKYPVKEPFVELAKGSMNTFLNAMTYPDKTMYPVASTNATDFMNLMDVYLDAVFYPNIYDNPYTFYQEGWHYHIENEEDAIHYNGVVYNEMKGAFSNPEEILQNKIFESLYPDSPYRFESGGDPDVIPELTYEGFIDFHRRYYHPSNSYIYLYGDGDVREHLAYLNDSYLSNFEKKEIDSSIETQKAFTERANLSASYGIASDESTEKKAYMALNYVLGETMSFEKGLGFLILAHILLNNNSSPLKEALLELDIAEDISYHYSNSLKQPYFSIVLKNTDAEKQAVFLDTVDSVLKKLVTEGLDPLAVEAGVNIHEFSHIEGEYGTYPKGLVFIIDMMETWLYGKEATDYLKYKPVFETIKAEMKNGYFEKMITEMLLENTHQSFVCITPEKNYQEKVDQSIAENLSEFKNSLSPQALTDLVAETHTLIEKQNEEDAPEDLEKIPKLSLSEIRKEAKTYPLAVLEALDTKLLFHEGFTGDIAYLKLYFDYSDLDQDELKMLSLMCKFLGSLSTREKDYRLLNQEIEINTGGLSFGIESFDNYQEPGQYQSFVYVKGKAVKDKIKEMADLIQEILTGTLFSEKNLIRDLVREIKSQKETQFLTAGHVVGVQRLQSYYSKTARLFEEFGGIEFYRFIADLDLNFSEKFDKLCETLNAVSKKIFLNKKPIISITGSQALKDQVLSSLESYMTQLKVEKFGENNYQLEQEIRNEGFMTAAKIQYVTQGYNFKKLGYDYSGSMLVLKSIISMDYLWNKVRVQGGAYGAFMNVGRTGEVYFGSYRDPKLSKTLDAYQGIVGYLKDLNLSQRELEKYIIGSISNKDVPISVYVKGEVADNFYFSNVSWEDQQKERDEILGTSLDDLKAFISMIEEILEKHIICVLGSEEVIKQETDLFMEVRSIK, from the coding sequence ATGAAAGAAGATTACAAAAATAAACAGGCAAAACTTTTTGAAATTGGTGAAGAAGTAGCTGGATTTGTCCTCACAAAGCAGGAAATGATCGAAGAGGCAGACGGTTTTGCCAGAACCTTTGAGCATAAAAAAACCGGAGCCAGACTGCTGTATTTATCAACAGAAGACGACAACAAGGTCTTTTCCATTGCCTTTAAAACCCCTTCCATTGACAGCACTGGAGTTGCCCATATTCTTGAACATTCAGTGCTTTGCGGGTCCAGAAAATATCCTGTCAAAGAGCCTTTTGTGGAACTGGCTAAAGGTTCCATGAATACCTTCTTAAACGCCATGACCTATCCGGATAAAACCATGTATCCTGTTGCCTCGACCAACGCGACGGACTTTATGAATCTGATGGATGTTTACCTGGATGCGGTTTTTTATCCCAATATTTATGATAATCCATATACCTTCTACCAGGAAGGCTGGCATTATCATATTGAAAATGAAGAGGATGCCATTCACTATAATGGTGTTGTCTATAATGAAATGAAGGGGGCTTTTTCGAATCCGGAAGAGATTCTGCAGAATAAGATTTTTGAATCCCTCTATCCCGATAGCCCTTACCGTTTTGAGTCAGGCGGCGATCCGGATGTGATTCCAGAACTGACCTACGAGGGCTTTATTGATTTTCATCGGCGATATTATCATCCTTCAAACAGTTATATTTACCTCTATGGCGATGGGGATGTGCGTGAGCATTTAGCCTATCTGAATGATTCCTATCTGTCCAACTTTGAGAAAAAGGAAATTGATTCATCAATAGAAACGCAAAAAGCTTTTACCGAGCGCGCTAATCTTTCGGCATCTTATGGGATTGCCAGCGATGAATCAACTGAAAAGAAAGCCTATATGGCACTCAATTATGTTTTGGGTGAGACCATGAGTTTTGAAAAGGGCTTGGGCTTTTTAATCCTGGCTCATATCCTTTTAAACAATAACAGCTCACCGCTTAAAGAAGCCCTGCTGGAACTTGATATTGCCGAAGATATTTCCTATCATTACAGCAATTCCCTTAAGCAACCCTATTTTTCAATTGTGTTAAAGAACACAGATGCTGAGAAACAGGCAGTTTTTTTGGATACCGTTGATTCAGTCCTTAAAAAACTGGTCACTGAAGGTTTAGATCCGCTGGCGGTTGAAGCCGGGGTTAACATTCACGAGTTTTCTCATATTGAAGGTGAATATGGAACCTATCCTAAAGGGCTGGTCTTTATCATTGATATGATGGAAACATGGCTTTATGGAAAAGAAGCAACGGACTATTTAAAATATAAACCTGTTTTTGAAACCATTAAAGCGGAAATGAAAAATGGCTATTTTGAAAAGATGATTACAGAAATGCTGCTTGAAAATACTCATCAGTCTTTTGTGTGTATCACCCCCGAAAAAAATTATCAGGAAAAGGTGGATCAGTCTATTGCCGAAAATCTAAGCGAGTTCAAAAATAGCTTAAGTCCGCAAGCATTGACAGATCTGGTTGCTGAAACCCATACCCTAATCGAAAAACAAAACGAAGAGGATGCGCCGGAAGATCTGGAAAAAATTCCCAAGCTTTCTCTGTCGGAGATTCGTAAAGAGGCCAAAACCTACCCCCTTGCGGTGTTAGAAGCGCTTGATACAAAACTGTTATTTCACGAAGGCTTTACAGGAGACATCGCTTATTTAAAACTGTATTTTGATTACAGCGACCTTGACCAGGACGAACTTAAGATGCTCTCCCTGATGTGTAAATTTTTAGGCAGTCTAAGTACTAGAGAAAAAGATTATCGACTGTTAAATCAGGAAATTGAAATTAATACCGGCGGGTTATCCTTTGGGATTGAGTCTTTCGATAATTATCAGGAGCCTGGCCAGTACCAGAGTTTTGTTTATGTCAAAGGAAAGGCTGTCAAAGATAAAATTAAAGAGATGGCAGACCTGATTCAGGAGATTTTAACCGGAACTTTGTTTAGTGAAAAAAATCTTATTCGCGACCTGGTTCGAGAAATTAAAAGTCAGAAAGAGACACAGTTCTTAACCGCGGGTCATGTGGTAGGGGTACAGAGGCTGCAGTCTTATTATTCTAAAACCGCACGATTGTTTGAAGAATTCGGAGGAATTGAATTTTACCGCTTTATTGCCGATTTGGATTTGAATTTCTCAGAAAAATTTGATAAACTGTGTGAAACACTTAACGCTGTTTCGAAAAAGATTTTCTTAAATAAAAAACCAATTATAAGTATTACCGGTTCCCAAGCCTTAAAAGATCAGGTGCTTAGCTCCCTTGAGTCTTATATGACACAATTAAAGGTAGAGAAATTTGGTGAAAACAACTACCAACTGGAACAAGAAATCCGCAATGAAGGCTTTATGACGGCGGCCAAAATTCAATATGTCACCCAGGGATATAATTTTAAAAAGCTGGGTTATGATTATTCCGGCAGTATGCTGGTGCTTAAATCGATTATCTCCATGGATTATCTCTGGAACAAGGTTCGTGTCCAGGGTGGGGCTTATGGGGCTTTCATGAATGTCGGACGCACCGGAGAAGTCTATTTTGGGTCTTATCGTGATCCCAAGCTTTCCAAAACCCTTGACGCATATCAGGGAATCGTCGGCTACCTGAAGGACCTTAATTTGTCTCAGCGGGAACTGGAAAAATATATTATTGGCAGCATCAGTAACAAGGATGTTCCAATTAGCGTATACGTTAAGGGCGAAGTGGCAGATAATTTCTACTTTTCAAATGTAAGCTGGGAAGATCAGCAAAAGGAACGGGATGAAATTCTGGGGACCAGTTTAGATGATCTGAAAGCATTTATTTCAATGATTGAAGAGATTTTAGAGAAGCATATCATTTGTGTGCTGGGCAGCGAAGAGGTAATTAAACAGGAAACAGATTTATTTATGGAAGTTCGTTCGATTAAATAA